GTTGAGAACAAACCAGTGGTTCTTCTCAAGGGGGCCACAACTCCACAGGGGGCCATGGCCAGCAGTTCCCACACAGCCAGCCTGGCTGTGGAGGACAGGGTGATGGATGGGGCTCTTAGGCAGGCAGGAGTCATAAGAGTACAAAGCATAGAGGAACTCATAAGCTCCCTGAAGGGCTTTCTCAGCATGCCCCTTCCCAAGGGAGACAAAATAGCTCTTGTGACCTACAGCGGAGCCCAAGCCATCTTGAGCATAGACCAGGCCGCAAGGCAAGGGCTTCAGGTGGCCCGCTTCAGTGAAAGCACATTGCTTAGGTTGTCTCAAGTGATCGCCACAGCGGCCAAGGCAGCAAATCCTGTGGACCTGTTTCCAGACATGATGGTACATGGGTTTGAGCGCACCTCCACCACCATTCTTGAGGCCCTGTTGGAGGACGACGGAGTGCACTCTGTGGTTTTCATCTCTTTTGCTGTAGAGGGCCCAGAATCCTATGGGCCCTTGGTAGAACTGATACGGGAAAGGAATACCAAGCCAGTGTTTTTCTCCCTCTTGGGGGCCAAAGAGCATCTGGAAGCATGCCGAGATTTCCTAGAAGGCCACGGGATCCCTTGCTTTGCCTATCCGGAGACGGCAGTCAAGGTGATTTCCCATATGCTCCGTTATGCCAGCCTACGTGAGGCTGCCTGAGCCGTGGAAGACGTAAAGCAATTTGTGGAACGTCTCAAGGCCCACAGGGGTTTCTCGGCCAGTATAGCCCACCACAGGTATTTGCCGGCCCAAGCCCCTTGTTTCAAGAGACCTTGGGTTCTTCTAGACCATAGGCTGCAAAGGGCCCTGGCCGAAGAAGGAATTCGTGGCCTCTACACCCACCAGGCAGAAGCCCTGGAGAGACTGTACAGAGGTGAAAACGTGGTGGTGGCCACCCCCACCGCAAGTGGGAAGACCCTCGTTTACACCCTGCCAGTGCTTCAGGCCATCCTGGAGGATCCTTTGGCCCGCGCCATGTATATATTCCCCTTGAAAGCCCTGGAACAGGACCAGCTAAGGGTGGCAAAAACATGGATAAGGGCTCTCGGGGCAAACCAAACCATTCGCACGGCTGTCTTTGACGGCGACACCCCTTCCACACAAAGAAAAAAACTCAAGGAATCGCCACCCCACATCCTTATCACCAATCCGGATATGGTGCACCTCTCTCTCCTGCCATTCCACGAGCAATGGAAGGAGTTCTTGGAAAACCTGAGGTTCGTGGTGCTAGACGAGCTTCACACTTATAAGGGCATATTTGGCTCCCACATAGTGCAGGTTTTAAGAAGGCTCAGAAGGCTGTGCCAGCTCTACGGATCCAAACCACAATTCATCACCTTGTCCGCAACCATAGCCAATCCAGGGCAGTTTGCAGAGGCCCTCACAGGACTGCCTTTCTCGGTGATTGAGCAAAGCGGAGCGCCCCAGGCCGGGAGACACGTGCTTTTCTTGAATCCTGTGGGAAGCCCATACACTATGGCTGTACAGCTTTTCCGCCTGGCCCTCCAGGAGGGCTTCAAGACCATAGCCTTCACACAAGCCCGCAAGATCACTGAGTTGATGCACACCTGGCTCATACAGGACAAACCGGAGCTGGCCCAAAGGGTCAGCTCTTATAGGGCTGGCTTTCTGCCCGAAGAACGCCGGGACATCGAGCGCAAACTGGCTTCCGGAGAACTGTATGGAGTCATCACTACAAGCGCCCTGGAAATGGGAATAGACATCGGCGGGCTGGACGTGTGCATTTTGGTGGGCTACCCGGGCACCATAGTGCAGACCTGGCAAAGGGGAGGCAGAGTGGGTAGAAATGACAGGGACTCCCTCTTGATATTGGTGGCCCAGCCTGATGCCTTGGACCAGTATTTCATGCGTCACCCCCATCGTTTCTTTGAAAGCGGGTATGAGAAAGCCGTGGTGGACCCAGGCAACAGGGTAGTGCTTAAGGGACACCTGATATGTGCTGCTTCGGAGTTGCCCTTGAGGGAAGAGGGGGATGTCTTTGACCTCAAAGGAGAACTCAAAGGCCTTCTTAGTCAGATGGAAAGGGAACACCTCCTGCTAAGAAGCGCTGAAGGCAGGCAATGGTACAGTACCAAGCGCAGACCCCAAAGGGAGGTAGACATCCGGGCCGCTGGCGAGACCTTCACCATACTGGAGGAAAAAACCCGCAGGGTCGTGGGAAAAAACTCAGGCATACGAACTCTGACCGAGTGCCACCAGGGTGCCATCTACCTGCACCGGGCAGAGCACTACCTGGTCACAAGACTGGAGCTGGAAACAAAGAACGTGAGGGTCAAGCCGGTTCGCACGTCTTACTATACAAGAGCCCGCTCAGAGAAAGAGACCGAGATCCTGGAGAGGCAAAGATCCAGGCCCATAGGGAACTTCGTTTTGCGCCAGGGCAGACTGAAGGTTACAGAGCATATCACCGGATATGAGAAAAGGCGCATCTCAGGCCAGGATCTCTTGAGCGTGCATCCTCTGGAGTTACCCCCTGTGGTCTTCGAAACCGTGGGGATCTGGCTGGAGATAGAGGATTTCATAAAGGAGGCCGTACAGAAGTCGGGCACCCATTTCATGGGAGGGATCCATGCCCTGGAACACGCCATCATAGCCCTTTTCCCTTTGTTTGCCTTGTGCGACAGGGAGGATGTAGGGGGAATAAGCATTCCCCTCCATCCCCAGCTGGGCAAGGCGGCCATCTTCGTATATGACGGGCACCCTGACGGAGTGGGGCTGGCCGAAAGGGCATACGATGTATTGGAAGAACTGCTGGATGCGGTGCTGTCAACCCTGGAAGGGTGTGACTGTGAGGAGGGATGTCCGGGCTGCATCCATTCCCCCAAGTGCGGCTCGGGAAACAAACCTTTGGATAAACAGGCGGCTTTGCTCATATTGAAGGCTCTCATGGGGAAAGTCAGTCCCAAGGAGCTGGGAGTGGCATCATGTGTCGGAAATTCAGAGGAGGAAAATGCCCTGCCGGAGATCCAGGGAATCCCAACCCCCAGAAAAAACGCCCCCAGGGTTCTTTTCTTTGACCTGGAGACCCAGAAGACGGCCGAGGATGTGGGAGGATGGTCCAACAAACACCTCATGAGGCTTTCGGTGGCAGTCATTTATGACACCAAGAACAAGGAATTCCGAAGCTTCCATGAAAGACAAGTAGGGGAGCTCGTAGCCATGCTCAAGCAAGGGGATCTGATAGTAGGTTTCAATATCAGATCCTTTGACTACAGGGTGCTTTCGGCATATACCGCCGAGGCATTGGAGCAGCTTCCCACCTTCGACATACTGGATGATCTGAGGGGCCGGCTGGGCTTTAGGCTTAGCTTGGAGCACCTGGCATTTAATACTCTGGGTGAAAGAAAAAGCGCCGATGGCCTCCAGGCAGTGGATTGGTTTAAACAGGGTCGCATGGAAGAACTTGTGGCTTACTGCCGCAAGGATGTGGAGATCACCCGGGATCTGTTCGAGTTTGGCTGCAGGGAGGGTTACCTGATCTACGAAACCAAAGAGGGCAGAAGGGTGAGGCTCCCTGTGGACTGGAATGTGGAAGCTATTTTGGAGAACCTCAAGGAGGCCTCAACATGGGGAAAAACAAGACAGTAGGCTGGGCTGCTGCGCTCTTTTTGTTGATGGGAGGCTGTGCAGGCCTAGAACCAGTGAGCCAGAGGGACATGGAATCCAGAACATACGACGCTCCCTACGATATTGTCTTTAAGGCCGTGGTTTCGCTCTTGGAGCAAAAAGGCCACAGGCTGACCAGGCAGGACTTTCAACAGGGCCTGATAGATACAGAGCCCGTAGAGATCAAATACAGAAGGATCAAAATCTCGGCAGAGATCAAACCCTTGGGAAAACAGCGCACCGAAGTCAGGGCCAGGATAGATCTGGCAGAGCGCGGCTTGATGGGCAGCACATACAAGCCTGAGCCTGCAAAACTAACCATGTATGACGACCTCTTCACAGAGATAGAGTTGCAGGTGTACAGGGAACATTTCCTCAAGATAGAACGCAAGTAGAGAAAAGAAATTGTCTTGCGCCTTGGCTGGACCAGCCCACCACGGCTCATGGTCCAGCCCACGGGACCCAGTGGGCAAGCCAGGACAGTAGGCAGCCACGGGAAAGGATCTCGATGGAGACTCTGATTCCTGCTGATCGAATCCGACTTTGACACTTGCTGCCCTAACTTACCGTGATCATTTGGCTCGCTTTTCACTTTCGTAGCTACAGACTATGTGATTAGTTGGGAGTAAACTACCCCCCACCTTGTCGGGGGCTTTCTTCGGGCCAGCGACTCCTGACAATGTCATTCGCCGCTGTCCCTCCAAAGCCCAAGCTGTTCCACAGTAGTTTCACAGACAGGCCTGGTTGTGAACTTT
The nucleotide sequence above comes from bacterium. Encoded proteins:
- a CDS encoding DEAD/DEAH box helicase; this translates as MEDVKQFVERLKAHRGFSASIAHHRYLPAQAPCFKRPWVLLDHRLQRALAEEGIRGLYTHQAEALERLYRGENVVVATPTASGKTLVYTLPVLQAILEDPLARAMYIFPLKALEQDQLRVAKTWIRALGANQTIRTAVFDGDTPSTQRKKLKESPPHILITNPDMVHLSLLPFHEQWKEFLENLRFVVLDELHTYKGIFGSHIVQVLRRLRRLCQLYGSKPQFITLSATIANPGQFAEALTGLPFSVIEQSGAPQAGRHVLFLNPVGSPYTMAVQLFRLALQEGFKTIAFTQARKITELMHTWLIQDKPELAQRVSSYRAGFLPEERRDIERKLASGELYGVITTSALEMGIDIGGLDVCILVGYPGTIVQTWQRGGRVGRNDRDSLLILVAQPDALDQYFMRHPHRFFESGYEKAVVDPGNRVVLKGHLICAASELPLREEGDVFDLKGELKGLLSQMEREHLLLRSAEGRQWYSTKRRPQREVDIRAAGETFTILEEKTRRVVGKNSGIRTLTECHQGAIYLHRAEHYLVTRLELETKNVRVKPVRTSYYTRARSEKETEILERQRSRPIGNFVLRQGRLKVTEHITGYEKRRISGQDLLSVHPLELPPVVFETVGIWLEIEDFIKEAVQKSGTHFMGGIHALEHAIIALFPLFALCDREDVGGISIPLHPQLGKAAIFVYDGHPDGVGLAERAYDVLEELLDAVLSTLEGCDCEEGCPGCIHSPKCGSGNKPLDKQAALLILKALMGKVSPKELGVASCVGNSEEENALPEIQGIPTPRKNAPRVLFFDLETQKTAEDVGGWSNKHLMRLSVAVIYDTKNKEFRSFHERQVGELVAMLKQGDLIVGFNIRSFDYRVLSAYTAEALEQLPTFDILDDLRGRLGFRLSLEHLAFNTLGERKSADGLQAVDWFKQGRMEELVAYCRKDVEITRDLFEFGCREGYLIYETKEGRRVRLPVDWNVEAILENLKEASTWGKTRQ